The Methylomicrobium agile genome has a segment encoding these proteins:
- a CDS encoding MBL fold metallo-hydrolase: MKSINIYEGSQHQWIMFGRDKNKPDNIIDSNQYMVRTANRCLLLDPGGYELFAPMMAAVLHHAPVEQITDLFASHQDPDVISSLSLWDQALPHAKLHAPKIWEGFLRHYGCESIEYVPIADNGGSLKLEAIELQFIPAHYLHSSGNFHVYDPEAKILMSGDIGAALEPGEAPLFVDDFEAHTEKMRYFHQRWMPSNPAKKTWIERVRKLDIEILAPQHGRMFKGDDVGRFLDWFDALQVGMAV; the protein is encoded by the coding sequence ATGAAATCGATCAATATTTATGAAGGATCTCAGCATCAATGGATCATGTTCGGCCGGGACAAAAACAAACCCGATAACATCATCGATTCCAACCAATATATGGTACGTACGGCCAACCGCTGCCTGTTGCTCGATCCCGGAGGCTATGAACTGTTTGCTCCCATGATGGCGGCGGTTTTGCATCATGCGCCTGTTGAACAAATTACCGATCTGTTTGCTTCACATCAGGACCCGGATGTCATTTCGTCGCTGAGTCTCTGGGATCAGGCACTGCCCCACGCCAAACTTCATGCTCCGAAAATCTGGGAGGGATTTTTACGGCATTACGGGTGTGAATCGATCGAATATGTTCCGATTGCCGATAATGGCGGCAGCCTCAAACTGGAGGCGATTGAGCTGCAGTTTATCCCGGCGCACTATCTGCATTCCTCGGGCAACTTTCACGTGTATGATCCGGAGGCAAAGATTTTGATGAGCGGCGACATCGGCGCCGCGCTCGAACCGGGGGAGGCGCCGCTATTCGTCGATGATTTCGAAGCGCATACGGAAAAAATGCGTTATTTCCACCAGCGTTGGATGCCCTCCAACCCAGCCAAAAAGACCTGGATCGAACGGGTTAGAAAACTGGATATCGAGATTCTGGCTCCGCAACACGGACGCATGTTCAAAGGTGACGATGTGGGGCGTTTCTTAGACTGGTTCGATGCTTTACAGGTCGGCATGGCAGTCTGA
- a CDS encoding putative bifunctional diguanylate cyclase/phosphodiesterase: MNSVKDTAAYPHHIEDLRIRLMNQLFSLLESQSRTRSFASSISTLVKRLHGKGLEEFERGLARIDDPLTVEMFRNAITDFRNLDLAFDKLVDERQRQWYKNGKYLKQVIDELTETTDYLASILVEKSLLERQSQVLENIILSHEKVSQWKEFVQEILAGFHKIFPFNFFFIAFAEEHGLSLYFYYMGEYKEEEKRQVRIQLGQKMLRQLNLPKDVLLDIEEYQIPGHLRTADLSDIRMLTVPVPDHAYGLDGLLGVAYASVNTLTAQERTIIRSLLSVMVMVVGSSKVLSRTLSELEYYSVHDPLTGIHNRRYFNEMLEYEVGRSSRHHHQFAVLLLDLDDFKEINDTYGHPLGDEVLKKIAESITSHLRKGDIATRMGGDEFAVILPETPPEGAKIAAESIRANLESLAFKSPNGKDFHVTTSVGIVSYPRDMQTVEDLMSGVDVALYQAKGLGKNEVCEFDAAAHLKQIMRDSRSVAEELRRALREERIQPYFQPIVDCKSGEIFAYESIARLLETDGRVTVAGQFIETIEKYGMGRELDRIMVRKVIEANRQIIHSQGKPKRLFINLSAQEIQGRGILGYAEELCAQLEVPPSSIVFEILERDAISDITHMGKFLTNLRKKGFAFALDDFGSGYNSFHYLRELRFEYVKIDGAFVRNILNSKIDRALVHNLSRLCQELDILTIGEFVESQEIFDLLKDMGINFGQGFHIGLPLNTL; this comes from the coding sequence ATGAATAGCGTTAAAGACACTGCGGCTTATCCTCATCATATCGAGGATTTACGCATACGCTTGATGAACCAGCTCTTTTCCCTGCTGGAAAGCCAAAGCCGGACGCGGAGCTTCGCTTCGTCCATCAGCACTTTGGTCAAACGCCTTCACGGCAAGGGACTTGAAGAATTCGAACGCGGTTTGGCGCGTATCGACGATCCATTAACCGTCGAAATGTTCCGGAATGCGATTACGGATTTTCGAAATCTGGATCTGGCATTCGATAAACTCGTCGATGAACGTCAGCGGCAATGGTATAAAAACGGCAAATACCTGAAGCAGGTGATCGACGAGCTTACCGAAACGACCGATTACCTGGCTTCGATTCTGGTCGAAAAAAGCCTGCTCGAACGGCAGAGCCAGGTTCTGGAAAACATCATCCTTTCGCACGAAAAAGTTTCGCAATGGAAGGAATTCGTTCAGGAAATACTGGCCGGATTCCACAAGATTTTTCCATTCAATTTTTTTTTCATCGCGTTTGCCGAAGAACACGGACTGTCGTTGTATTTCTATTACATGGGCGAATACAAGGAAGAGGAAAAGCGCCAGGTCCGCATCCAGCTCGGCCAAAAAATGCTGCGGCAGCTGAATTTACCGAAGGATGTGCTTCTCGACATCGAGGAATACCAGATTCCGGGCCACCTTCGGACCGCCGACCTTTCCGATATCAGGATGCTCACCGTGCCCGTTCCCGACCACGCTTACGGCCTGGATGGACTGCTCGGCGTTGCCTATGCTTCGGTCAATACCCTGACCGCGCAGGAACGGACGATCATAAGATCACTGCTCTCGGTTATGGTCATGGTGGTCGGGTCCAGCAAGGTGTTGAGCAGAACTTTGTCCGAACTCGAATACTATTCGGTCCACGATCCGTTGACCGGCATTCATAATCGCCGTTATTTCAACGAAATGCTGGAATACGAAGTGGGGCGTTCGTCGCGTCATCACCATCAGTTCGCGGTGTTATTGCTCGACCTCGATGATTTCAAGGAGATCAATGATACCTATGGCCATCCGTTGGGCGATGAAGTATTGAAGAAAATCGCCGAATCGATCACGTCCCACCTGCGCAAGGGCGATATCGCCACCCGCATGGGCGGCGACGAATTCGCGGTCATTCTCCCGGAAACGCCGCCCGAGGGCGCCAAAATCGCCGCCGAGTCGATTCGGGCCAATTTGGAGAGCCTGGCTTTCAAATCGCCGAACGGCAAGGATTTTCACGTCACCACCTCGGTCGGCATCGTCAGTTATCCCAGGGACATGCAGACTGTCGAGGATTTGATGTCGGGCGTGGATGTCGCGCTGTACCAGGCAAAAGGTCTGGGTAAAAACGAAGTATGCGAGTTCGATGCCGCCGCGCATTTAAAGCAAATCATGCGCGACAGTCGCTCCGTCGCCGAGGAATTGCGCCGGGCATTGCGCGAGGAACGCATTCAGCCCTACTTCCAACCGATCGTCGATTGCAAAAGCGGCGAAATATTCGCCTACGAATCGATCGCCCGGCTGCTTGAAACGGACGGCCGCGTCACGGTAGCCGGCCAATTCATCGAGACAATCGAGAAATACGGAATGGGACGCGAACTGGACCGGATCATGGTACGGAAAGTGATCGAAGCCAATCGGCAGATCATTCATTCCCAAGGCAAACCCAAACGCTTGTTTATCAATTTGTCCGCCCAGGAAATCCAGGGCCGGGGCATTTTAGGCTACGCCGAAGAATTGTGCGCTCAGTTGGAAGTGCCGCCAAGCAGCATCGTGTTCGAAATTCTCGAGCGCGACGCGATCAGCGATATCACGCATATGGGCAAGTTCCTGACCAATCTCCGGAAAAAAGGCTTTGCGTTCGCGCTGGACGATTTCGGCAGCGGCTACAATTCGTTTCACTATCTTCGGGAACTGCGTTTCGAATATGTCAAGATAGACGGCGCCTTCGTACGCAATATCCTCAACTCGAAAATCGATCGGGCCTTGGTGCACAACCTGTCCCGTTTATGCCAGGAACTCGATATTTTGACGATCGGCGAATTCGTCGAATCTCAGGAAATCTTCGATCTATTGAAAGACATGGGCATCAACTTCGGACAAGGCTTTCATATCGGGCTGCCGCTGAACACTTTATGA
- a CDS encoding MBL fold metallo-hydrolase: MRNIKLFDSGEHKFILLNESEPGEESGIRSNQYLIVHEDSGVLLDPGGFGVMPSVLTELLRYIKTEQICAIILSHQDPDIVGGLSTWLELTDAPVYVSNIWMRFLPHYGIASMAQFVGVPDAGKQCTIAPGFQLQLVPAHFLHSEGQINVYDPLAKILFTGDIGAAMLPVDREYEFVDDFAAHLPFIEGFHRRYMVCNKAARLWVEAVSKLDIEILAPQHGPIYRGQSVPDFLNWFKELKCGVDLMTHSGHFAMGNWNE, translated from the coding sequence ATGCGTAACATCAAATTGTTCGATTCCGGCGAACACAAATTCATCCTGCTGAATGAAAGCGAACCCGGCGAAGAAAGCGGGATTCGCTCCAATCAATATCTCATCGTGCATGAGGACAGTGGCGTGTTGCTCGATCCCGGCGGTTTCGGCGTGATGCCCAGCGTATTGACCGAATTGTTGCGCTATATCAAAACCGAACAGATCTGTGCGATCATTCTTTCCCATCAGGATCCCGATATCGTGGGCGGCTTGTCCACCTGGCTGGAACTGACCGATGCGCCGGTGTATGTATCGAATATCTGGATGCGTTTCCTGCCCCATTACGGTATCGCCAGCATGGCTCAATTTGTCGGCGTCCCCGATGCCGGGAAACAATGCACTATCGCGCCCGGGTTTCAACTGCAGCTCGTCCCTGCGCATTTTTTACATTCCGAAGGGCAGATCAATGTCTACGATCCGCTTGCAAAAATTCTGTTCACCGGCGATATCGGCGCGGCAATGCTGCCGGTCGATCGCGAATATGAATTCGTCGACGATTTTGCAGCGCATTTGCCTTTTATCGAAGGCTTTCACCGCCGTTATATGGTATGCAACAAAGCCGCGCGGCTTTGGGTGGAAGCCGTATCGAAGCTGGATATTGAAATACTGGCACCCCAGCATGGGCCGATTTATCGAGGCCAGTCCGTCCCCGATTTTTTGAATTGGTTCAAGGAGCTGAAATGCGGCGTCGACCTGATGACGCACAGCGGCCATTTCGCGATGGGGAACTGGAATGAATAG